One genomic segment of Paenibacillus durus includes these proteins:
- a CDS encoding DUF4280 domain-containing protein — translation MSSLEAYIVRGATMRCQYGTHARKINLPVSHGAYYKGKPLMNQGDYKPENVPYFGICASPVNPSGETIYLVSEQGGPIQGKPCLPVITACWNQTKADMLVGNQPALTSASYLICQHLPEGCIYFEKTGQEDE, via the coding sequence ATGTCAAGTCTGGAAGCTTACATTGTACGCGGCGCGACCATGCGCTGCCAGTACGGAACGCATGCGCGGAAGATTAACCTGCCGGTCAGCCACGGTGCCTATTACAAAGGAAAGCCCTTGATGAACCAAGGGGATTATAAGCCGGAGAACGTACCCTATTTCGGCATTTGCGCAAGTCCAGTGAACCCGAGCGGCGAGACGATTTATTTGGTGTCGGAACAAGGGGGGCCGATTCAAGGCAAGCCTTGCCTGCCGGTAATTACGGCCTGCTGGAATCAGACGAAAGCGGATATGCTCGTGGGGAACCAGCCGGCGCTGACCAGCGCGTCTTACCTGATCTGCCAGCATCTGCCCGAAGGCTGCATTTATTTTGAAAAGACGGGCCAGGAAGATGAATAG
- a CDS encoding contractile injection system protein, VgrG/Pvc8 family, which produces MSDTFFTAANVVVEPYQFERITSLKLLKQVNEHVSFSITGIVPDGLLDQYVEKADEEESIQVFLRDDERQVILFQGTVSDITVRAVNHVREMTVEAASLTLLMDLTRQSRSFQHTGQAYNELFSQLTAGYADAEVIDEASGGRSIGELLVQYNETDWAFVKRAASRLHAVVIPFSMQQGLKFVVGLPDLGEARPLEEFNYTIRKDLHEYKLKAGNGIPEASEQSSLSYEVTSPKVLELGSPVSFQGQTLYVARAETGIEGGLVVSRYHLRNKQGFECRTVYATQLAGVSLFGKITKISKDKVQLHLEIDHGSSSSGAMWFPYSTVYSSPDGSGWYVMPEEGDEVRLYFPDEQEHHAFAASSVDIASSDPVKRSDPSVKSISTKYGKQIVFKPGAVEIIGSGQLLMRLTDEGGIEINSDKKIKLHAEGDIEIQGSKVFIEGQEGVDLIQAGATLQIMKDVTLSGGKVNIE; this is translated from the coding sequence ATGAGCGATACTTTTTTTACCGCAGCCAATGTTGTGGTTGAACCGTATCAATTTGAGCGCATTACAAGTCTGAAGCTGCTTAAGCAGGTTAACGAGCATGTGTCTTTTTCCATTACCGGCATCGTGCCGGATGGGTTACTAGATCAGTATGTGGAGAAGGCGGATGAAGAAGAGAGCATCCAGGTTTTTCTGCGGGATGACGAGCGCCAGGTCATTTTGTTTCAGGGAACCGTGTCGGACATCACCGTAAGAGCCGTTAATCATGTCCGTGAAATGACCGTCGAGGCCGCAAGCTTAACGCTGCTTATGGATTTAACCCGGCAAAGCCGCTCCTTTCAACATACAGGTCAAGCGTACAACGAGCTGTTCTCACAGCTTACCGCAGGTTACGCGGATGCTGAAGTGATTGACGAAGCTTCCGGCGGGCGGTCCATTGGCGAATTACTGGTTCAATACAACGAGACCGACTGGGCATTTGTCAAACGTGCGGCTTCCAGGCTGCATGCGGTGGTGATTCCTTTTTCCATGCAGCAGGGCTTGAAATTTGTCGTTGGTTTACCGGATTTGGGCGAGGCGCGTCCGCTTGAAGAGTTTAACTATACCATTCGAAAAGACCTTCATGAATACAAACTAAAGGCCGGCAATGGAATTCCCGAGGCCAGCGAGCAGAGCAGCCTGAGCTATGAAGTGACCAGCCCTAAAGTATTGGAGCTTGGCAGTCCCGTCAGCTTTCAGGGGCAAACCCTGTATGTGGCCCGGGCGGAAACGGGGATTGAAGGCGGTCTGGTTGTCAGCCGTTATCACCTTCGTAATAAGCAGGGCTTTGAATGCCGGACGGTTTATGCCACCCAGCTGGCGGGAGTGTCCCTTTTTGGCAAGATAACGAAGATCTCCAAAGATAAAGTGCAGCTCCATCTGGAAATCGATCACGGCTCCTCCTCATCCGGCGCCATGTGGTTTCCTTACTCTACCGTCTACTCTTCTCCGGATGGCAGCGGCTGGTATGTCATGCCGGAAGAGGGGGATGAGGTACGCTTGTATTTCCCCGACGAACAGGAGCACCATGCTTTCGCTGCAAGCTCCGTCGATATCGCTTCCTCCGACCCCGTCAAGCGCAGTGACCCCTCCGTGAAAAGCATCAGTACCAAGTATGGCAAGCAGATCGTGTTCAAACCGGGAGCTGTAGAAATTATCGGCAGCGGCCAGCTGCTCATGCGTCTGACCGATGAAGGCGGTATTGAAATCAACAGTGACAAAAAAATCAAGCTGCATGCCGAAGGGGATATCGAAATCCAGGGCAGCAAGGTATTCATCGAAGGCCAGGAAGGCGTGGATCTAATCCAGGCCGGGGCTACATTACAGATCATGAAGGATGTCACGCTTAGCGGCGGCAAGGTGAATATCGAATGA
- a CDS encoding contractile injection system protein, VgrG/Pvc8 family: protein MATLHTWKGYGQIKLIAPYEIQRLRQLEIRRSVGEHATLSLSAILPEEQRDLAAQQKVEEEAVEIQEVNADGEKVRTLFHGRVEQMEIETVRGMFELKLQAVSHSSLLDRKVEIRSFQLGNQSTGELIERVVLGYDGADLIDNATGADQPDALVLQYRETDWEFIKRLASRVGAVIIPESSAEAPKLWIGVPDGGMEELPSETSFTVGRDLAAYARAQAAGLEANVMDFTYYEVESAKWLQLGDNVTFRGKELAVAAAVSQLTDGAFRHTYTLRLEAGIRQPFILNERITGVSLDGKVIDLQKDRVRVHLDIDASQEKSEAVWIPYESVYSAEGSSGLYLMPKAGDAVQVYFPSAREEEAMARGSVRKSGQPSPKLEDPGTKYWGTDYGKELKFGASDLSLTATEGSLFISLEDSSGITIQSDTGIVLSAKKDLEWTSEKKIEITAQEGIYLLSGNSSVVMDGSTDIRGDEVELAGLTKAPVTIEDLEPQPEAPFVTETQPEEEKPKKKGFWSKFLDVTQVVLDVAGCIPVIGEVADVANAGISLARGDYMGAALSMASAIPFAGWAAAGAKIARDAMKAGSMLAKATDKVVSVAKAAKEVAQSMTSTGTLGKVFTGARNLGSNLSQSDVLQKMQKMMQRLEMNSPKLSYALDMAGQTARNYMKSEAQERAVQKVQEEGWAPREVFTLLGILTNTGGKRHGWGGGDGSHLGAVSGGGSGRSGDGRKGNAETGKPQKQKKHQAEKKSTPQSGNGPYSHLTDSKHVGPGKDFTAAQKKKIIEENMKQNGRGVKSDQTGQILTKPQKSKKGVTPDPNEWQIDHIIPRDKGGTNSYSNAQVLSRKENREKSNKLPSDFDKPSKKTPPTKPKRRKK, encoded by the coding sequence ATGGCAACCTTACATACCTGGAAAGGATACGGGCAGATCAAGCTGATCGCCCCTTATGAAATCCAGCGCCTCAGGCAGCTGGAGATTCGGCGGAGTGTCGGCGAGCATGCCACCCTGTCGTTAAGCGCAATCCTGCCGGAGGAGCAGCGGGATCTGGCGGCGCAGCAGAAAGTGGAAGAGGAAGCCGTGGAAATCCAGGAAGTGAACGCGGACGGGGAGAAGGTGCGGACCTTATTCCACGGGCGGGTCGAGCAGATGGAAATCGAGACTGTACGGGGGATGTTCGAGCTGAAGCTGCAAGCGGTCTCGCACTCTTCCCTGCTGGACCGGAAAGTGGAAATCCGCTCCTTCCAGCTTGGGAATCAAAGTACGGGCGAGCTGATCGAACGGGTGGTGCTGGGCTATGACGGAGCGGACCTGATCGACAACGCCACAGGAGCGGATCAACCGGATGCGCTGGTGCTGCAATACCGCGAGACGGACTGGGAATTCATTAAACGCCTGGCGTCCCGTGTCGGCGCGGTGATAATCCCGGAGTCCTCGGCAGAGGCACCGAAGCTGTGGATCGGGGTACCGGACGGGGGGATGGAAGAACTGCCGTCCGAGACGTCGTTTACCGTGGGACGGGATTTGGCCGCGTATGCCCGGGCGCAGGCCGCCGGACTGGAAGCGAATGTGATGGATTTCACCTATTATGAAGTGGAGAGCGCCAAGTGGCTGCAACTGGGAGATAATGTGACGTTTCGGGGGAAAGAGCTGGCGGTGGCCGCCGCCGTTTCGCAGTTGACGGACGGGGCTTTCCGCCATACGTATACCCTGCGCCTGGAGGCAGGCATCCGGCAGCCCTTCATCCTGAATGAGCGGATCACCGGCGTCTCGCTGGACGGCAAAGTCATTGATCTGCAAAAAGACCGGGTTCGTGTGCACCTGGACATCGACGCCAGCCAGGAGAAAAGTGAGGCCGTGTGGATTCCGTATGAATCCGTATATAGCGCCGAAGGCAGCAGCGGACTGTACCTCATGCCGAAGGCGGGGGATGCGGTGCAGGTGTATTTTCCTAGCGCACGGGAAGAGGAAGCTATGGCGCGGGGATCGGTACGTAAAAGCGGGCAGCCGTCCCCGAAGCTGGAGGACCCCGGCACGAAATATTGGGGAACGGATTACGGCAAGGAGCTGAAATTCGGCGCGTCCGATCTGAGCCTAACGGCGACCGAGGGGAGCCTGTTCATCTCGCTGGAGGACAGCAGTGGGATTACGATCCAGAGTGATACGGGCATCGTACTGTCGGCCAAGAAGGATTTGGAGTGGACGTCGGAGAAAAAGATAGAGATTACAGCGCAAGAGGGGATCTACCTTCTGAGCGGCAACAGCAGCGTGGTCATGGATGGCAGCACGGATATCCGGGGCGACGAGGTGGAGCTTGCGGGGCTGACGAAAGCGCCGGTGACAATCGAGGACCTGGAGCCGCAGCCGGAGGCGCCGTTCGTCACGGAAACGCAGCCGGAAGAAGAGAAGCCGAAGAAGAAGGGATTCTGGAGCAAATTCCTGGACGTGACGCAGGTCGTACTGGATGTGGCGGGCTGCATCCCGGTTATAGGAGAGGTCGCGGATGTAGCGAATGCCGGGATCTCGCTGGCGCGGGGCGACTATATGGGAGCGGCGTTATCCATGGCCTCGGCGATCCCGTTTGCCGGCTGGGCGGCGGCGGGAGCCAAAATAGCGCGGGACGCGATGAAGGCGGGGAGCATGCTGGCGAAGGCCACGGACAAAGTGGTCAGCGTGGCGAAGGCAGCCAAAGAAGTGGCGCAGTCTATGACCAGCACGGGGACGCTCGGGAAAGTGTTCACAGGAGCGCGGAACCTGGGGAGTAACCTAAGCCAATCGGATGTGCTGCAAAAAATGCAAAAAATGATGCAGCGCCTGGAAATGAATAGTCCGAAACTGAGCTATGCCCTAGATATGGCCGGTCAAACTGCAAGGAACTACATGAAGAGCGAAGCCCAAGAGAGAGCGGTACAGAAGGTGCAGGAGGAAGGCTGGGCCCCGCGGGAAGTATTCACGCTGCTGGGCATCCTGACCAACACCGGGGGTAAGCGGCATGGCTGGGGCGGCGGAGACGGCAGCCATTTGGGGGCTGTTTCCGGCGGCGGCAGCGGTCGTTCGGGGGATGGAAGAAAAGGGAATGCGGAGACGGGTAAACCTCAAAAACAAAAAAAACATCAAGCAGAGAAGAAAAGTACTCCACAATCAGGCAATGGACCTTATTCACATCTTACAGATTCCAAGCATGTAGGTCCTGGGAAGGATTTTACTGCGGCTCAAAAGAAAAAGATAATTGAAGAAAATATGAAACAAAACGGTAGGGGTGTTAAGTCTGACCAAACAGGTCAAATTTTAACTAAACCTCAAAAAAGTAAAAAAGGTGTTACACCCGATCCGAATGAATGGCAAATCGATCATATTATTCCTAGGGATAAAGGTGGTACTAATAGTTACAGTAATGCTCAAGTATTATCTAGAAAAGAAAATAGAGAAAAATCAAATAAGTTACCTTCGGACTTTGATAAACCAAGCAAGAAAACACCACCAACTAAACCGAAAAGGAGAAAAAAATGA
- a CDS encoding DUF4280 domain-containing protein, giving the protein MQVEGAFSVGGSGGEEQKSYVVAGAILSCSCGTQLTRLKIPFSHGVYVKEMPQVNVEDYKPGVNIIHFGNCTNPLNPAVKNGQFDTEGVQKAPCVPVITGPWVNGKFDVLIEEQPALLSHCTNTCIYEGSLIRIEDDGQDLGGVSVGSSGSGAIR; this is encoded by the coding sequence ATGCAGGTAGAAGGTGCATTTAGCGTAGGCGGAAGCGGCGGCGAGGAGCAGAAATCGTATGTGGTGGCCGGGGCGATTCTAAGCTGCAGCTGCGGGACCCAGCTCACCCGGCTCAAAATCCCGTTTAGCCACGGCGTCTATGTCAAGGAAATGCCGCAGGTGAATGTAGAGGATTACAAGCCGGGCGTAAATATTATCCACTTTGGCAACTGCACCAACCCATTAAACCCAGCAGTAAAGAACGGTCAGTTCGACACTGAGGGCGTTCAGAAGGCTCCCTGCGTGCCTGTCATTACCGGTCCATGGGTGAACGGGAAATTCGATGTACTAATCGAGGAGCAGCCGGCGTTATTGAGCCATTGCACCAATACCTGCATCTACGAAGGCAGCCTGATCCGGATTGAAGACGACGGACAGGACCTGGGCGGCGTATCCGTCGGCAGCTCAGGCAGCGGGGCGATCCGGTAG
- a CDS encoding pentapeptide repeat-containing protein, translated as MYDEEALNHFREAVLKPWHTQALLSLDREYHRRREELAAGFLAHFQDFCRSILESQLAGDKGALGYITYSMLRTGLLDGQAVYLAEGLDAGWFFDRRPVQASYDPQWAFAPLQRAVEEWEPAARKYAGKLPRPLLEKLRLSEAEHFHSYVAELIRYAMPQAAELPEFQALSKEAVFEVRAGEYLDHSITVYKEDKRGLSSQQIREWLGERSEEEYAYAAIEGANLSSGTYSGLDFRYTAFRECDLSFARMSLCVLIGTHWRNCLLDGADFSHSLLHGADFSGCRLQRSVFLSVRGGRPLEEAAEWVMPGFAGMRFAGADLTGAKLSFADLRGAVFAGANLSGADLTGADLRGADFTGADLSGAVLEGAVLDGAVLEAADLTGVRLPGGSWKTERREVER; from the coding sequence ATGTACGATGAAGAGGCGTTAAACCATTTTCGGGAAGCGGTGCTGAAGCCGTGGCATACGCAAGCGCTGCTGTCGCTCGACCGGGAATACCATCGCCGGAGGGAGGAGCTTGCCGCCGGGTTTCTGGCTCATTTCCAGGACTTCTGCCGCAGCATTCTGGAGAGTCAGCTTGCCGGAGATAAAGGAGCCCTCGGTTACATTACCTATTCGATGCTACGCACCGGGCTGCTGGACGGACAGGCGGTGTATTTGGCGGAAGGTCTGGACGCGGGCTGGTTTTTTGACCGTAGGCCCGTACAGGCGAGCTATGACCCACAGTGGGCGTTTGCGCCGCTGCAGAGAGCCGTGGAAGAGTGGGAGCCGGCTGCGCGGAAGTATGCGGGCAAACTACCCCGTCCTTTGCTGGAAAAGCTGCGTTTGTCCGAAGCGGAGCATTTTCATAGTTATGTGGCCGAGCTCATCCGTTATGCAATGCCCCAGGCGGCCGAGCTGCCGGAGTTTCAGGCGCTGTCTAAAGAGGCGGTCTTCGAAGTACGGGCCGGAGAATATCTGGATCACAGTATAACGGTGTACAAGGAAGACAAGCGCGGCTTAAGCAGTCAGCAGATCCGGGAATGGCTGGGCGAGCGGAGCGAAGAAGAGTACGCCTATGCGGCTATTGAAGGGGCTAATTTATCCTCGGGAACCTATTCCGGACTGGATTTCCGCTACACGGCTTTTCGGGAGTGCGACCTATCGTTTGCCCGGATGTCGCTTTGTGTGCTGATCGGGACGCACTGGAGAAATTGCCTGCTGGACGGAGCCGATTTTAGTCACAGTTTATTGCACGGAGCCGATTTTAGCGGCTGCCGGTTGCAGAGAAGCGTATTTCTCAGCGTTCGGGGAGGGCGTCCGCTGGAAGAAGCGGCAGAGTGGGTGATGCCGGGATTTGCCGGGATGAGGTTTGCGGGAGCGGATTTGACCGGGGCTAAGCTCAGCTTCGCCGATCTGCGGGGGGCTGTGTTTGCCGGGGCCAACTTAAGCGGAGCCGACCTTACGGGAGCGGATTTGCGGGGAGCTGATTTCACCGGGGCCGACTTGAGCGGGGCTGTACTGGAAGGAGCGGTACTGGACGGAGCAGTACTGGAAGCGGCGGATCTGACCGGGGTTAGGCTGCCGGGCGGATCGTGGAAGACCGAGCGGAGAGAGGTGGAGCGGTGA
- a CDS encoding contractile injection system protein, VgrG/Pvc8 family, translated as MSTVSLTYGNLRIAPYELVSLQELTISKEMNDHARLTLTGIVPEDKKESYVEMTEADTTIEVSQVDEHGSAVPLFHGMVLNVGIKALRDVYYLEVEAVSHTYLLDVKKRKRSFQNHSMTYDQLLDLIAADYPGFDVMDEATGGASIGNFTMQYEETDWEFLKRLASRFYTSLMPASTFSYPKFYFGVLDSSSKGKLDNYHYIVGKKMADYHYHTANDGNTLGENDFMFYEVETDRILDIGNAIEFQGRLLYVSSTRSEMKNGLLKHRYILCSRQGLRQRKLYNERIIGASIQGTVIGIQKDTVQIHLYMDETQSKSGAHSFPYASMYTAEGSSGWYCMPEVGDHVRVYFPSSKEEEGVASSSVRQNSEEGETNKLGNPDMKVFRTAAGKELMMGPEEIVITGKDGEIFIRLNESGGIEISSSQMIKLIAKEDITIDAGQKVAISAKDEISLTCKESSLLMNGNTKIVGTELNTN; from the coding sequence ATGAGCACCGTATCTTTAACCTACGGAAACCTGCGGATCGCCCCGTATGAACTTGTCAGCCTCCAAGAGCTTACTATCAGCAAAGAGATGAATGATCACGCCCGCCTAACCTTGACGGGAATCGTACCGGAAGACAAGAAAGAAAGCTATGTCGAAATGACTGAAGCCGACACGACCATTGAGGTCAGCCAGGTGGACGAGCACGGCAGCGCCGTTCCGCTGTTTCATGGCATGGTGCTGAATGTGGGCATTAAGGCGTTGCGCGACGTTTATTATTTGGAAGTAGAGGCGGTCTCCCATACCTATCTGCTGGATGTCAAAAAAAGAAAGCGTTCGTTCCAAAACCACAGTATGACCTACGACCAGCTGCTGGACCTGATTGCGGCCGACTATCCCGGATTCGATGTTATGGATGAGGCCACAGGCGGCGCGTCGATCGGCAATTTTACGATGCAATATGAGGAGACCGATTGGGAATTCCTCAAGCGTCTGGCCTCGCGTTTCTACACATCACTCATGCCTGCTTCCACCTTTAGCTACCCCAAGTTTTATTTCGGTGTACTCGACAGTTCTTCCAAGGGCAAATTAGACAACTACCATTACATCGTTGGTAAAAAAATGGCCGACTATCACTACCATACCGCCAACGACGGCAACACGCTGGGCGAAAATGATTTCATGTTTTACGAGGTGGAGACCGACCGGATTCTGGATATCGGCAACGCGATTGAATTCCAGGGACGTCTGCTCTATGTGAGCAGCACCCGCTCGGAGATGAAGAATGGTCTGCTGAAGCATCGCTATATTCTCTGTTCCCGTCAGGGGCTTCGGCAGCGAAAGCTGTACAACGAGCGGATCATCGGCGCGTCCATTCAAGGGACAGTGATCGGAATCCAAAAGGATACGGTACAAATCCACTTATATATGGATGAAACGCAAAGCAAGTCCGGGGCGCATTCTTTCCCGTATGCCTCCATGTACACGGCTGAAGGCAGCAGCGGCTGGTACTGCATGCCGGAGGTGGGCGACCATGTGCGGGTGTATTTTCCCAGCAGCAAGGAAGAAGAGGGCGTCGCCAGCAGCTCGGTTCGCCAAAATTCCGAAGAAGGAGAGACGAACAAGTTGGGTAATCCCGATATGAAAGTGTTCCGTACCGCTGCGGGCAAGGAACTGATGATGGGCCCGGAAGAGATCGTCATTACCGGAAAGGACGGGGAAATTTTCATCCGGCTGAATGAAAGCGGCGGAATTGAAATATCCAGCAGCCAGATGATCAAGCTGATCGCCAAAGAAGACATCACGATAGACGCGGGTCAAAAGGTGGCCATTTCCGCGAAGGATGAAATCAGTCTAACCTGCAAGGAGAGCAGCCTGCTAATGAATGGCAACACCAAAATTGTCGGGACGGAACTGAATACGAATTAG